CACTTGCTTCGCTGGAACAAGTTTCTTCTTTGATGTTAGTTTGTATATGTCATTTGTAATAATACCTTGCAGGAAAGAATATCTATCTTCTCCTGATATTCCAAATACTGTACGTCTTTCTAAAAAGGAATATTGCATTTGCATAGAGAGAATTATGTTATAAAATAAAATGATGAATTAACGCATCGTCATAACTCTAAGAAGCAGAGGATTTATTTTGGTTGCAAGCAACAACCATATCACATAAAAATATAGCAGAAAAAGTGGCAAAATTGCCAAAAACCTTATAGCTTTTGTTAAGCGCATTATAAATGCAGTGCCTAAGTAATATTTGTTAGGTACAGGACAAATTGTATACCAAAAAATTAGTATAAGGCCACGTCTTTGAGCTGATTTTTATGCATTTAGCTTTCTTCACAAAAATTGATTTGCGCAGCAAATAAATTTTTACGGACAGGCCGTTTATAGTGTTGCAGCATTAAGAATCTAATGAAATCAGTGTATGATTTGATGTTTTTGTGAAGAGAAGATAAAACTTAGCATACTAGTATGCTAAGTTTTATATCAGCTTTGATTTTTGCCTTATTGTTCAACATGTATTTGCTTTTCAAACTGTTTAGAAAGTCCAATAACTGCAAAGAACCATATAACAAGAATTACCATGAAGGTTGCGAAAAGTGTAGGGGCAATGCTGAGCAGAGTGGTACCAGGGAAAAATGAGAGTAGAGCCCATTGTACGAAAGCGCCGCCTGATTTCCCGAGCCTTCCACCGACAACGTCAGCTGCAGATTTACCCTTAGCTTTCAAATCATCATTAAGAGGGATATATGCTATTTCTTTTGTAGGATCGAAGAATGAGTATTTGATAGCTTTACTTAAGACATTCTGTATAGCACCAAAATATACAGCAAGTACTACAGAGGTTGTTCCAAGTGCAACTGCATAGCCTTCAAGGCCAGACTTAAAGATAACAAACAAGAAAAATCCTATTCCAGTAAATAAAATGATAATCGGAGTAAAGACGGCAGCAGTGCGCCAACTCAGAATTCTTAATAAATAAGAGCTGCAAAGCATAGAAATGGATGTTGCAATACCAGTATAGATTTGTACTTTTCCATTGAATGCTCCATAAGCATTAGCATCTCCTGCAAAGTGTATACTCAACATTTTCTTCCAAACTCCTTCAACTAAGTTGATGGATATGCCGTATGACAATATCAAAATTGCAATCAAGCCTATATACTTAGAAGAGAATATAAGTTGTAAACTACTCATAAGCGACATTTTTACTTTATTCTTCTTGGTAGTTGCTGGAGCATCTATTAGATCTTTTGGAAGAATGTGTTCGCTCAGATGCCAAAGGCAAAAACTTAACAAAATGCCAGAAACAACAATGGAAGCAGTGATCTTATTAAGTGTGCTTTGCCAATCGTGTGAAATTTGTATAGAAGAAAACCATGTTACGCTATATCCTGCAAGTATCAAACCTGCTTGAGCGAATAGTCCAAAGAGCGGATAAAATCTTTTCGCTTCTTTGATTTCAGTTGTTTGGTTTGCAAACTGCCAAAATAGCAGAGCAAGCATCACACTGCCCCAGAGCTCAGAAAGTATAAAAAATAGTGCATACGTCCAGTAATTTATCATCATGAAGAAATATTTAAAGTGTGGAAGACGTTCCATTAAATTACTCATGTCTGGATGTAGTTGATATGCATTAGGGTATAAGTACAAAGCGAAGAGAACAAAAAACGAGATAAAGAATATGTTAATAGCGTGATATATTGTTAACTTATGTGCAATATCGACCAGCTTTGTGTATATTAACATGGCAAGCACAGCACTTGGCAGAACGCCATAAAGCTTAATAGTGCTTACGAGTTCTGCGCTTACAAGTGATATTATAAGAACATCTTTCGTATTTCTCAAAATGCTATAAACATATATTGTTAGCATCATAAGAAGAGAAGTGAATATAAATTTCTGCCACTCATGTCTCTGTATAGGGCAATAGGATAAAACTTTAGATAAACTACTCATACAATCTATTTATTTTGAATTGATAAAATCACATCTGTTATTGCCTCAGATAACGAAGTTGTACAACCAAGGCTTAATAAAGGTGGTACAAACATGTGTTTTTCTGAAGCTTTACTAGCAAAAACACTAAAATATTTTTGCTGAAATAAGAGAGTCTCTACGAATTATCATTTATGCTATTTTTCACAAATGTTACACATACTGATAACTGCTGCGCTGTTTAATGCCTGAATCGCAAAACCGCACCTCCTTGTGTACTTATACTTTATTGCTTAAAATTTTGTGTAAATTGACTACAAGAATCTAACTTAAAAAAGAGGCTTAGCACAAAATTTGTAATAAATATTAGTAAATTAAACACACCAAACATATCTCAAATTACAAATACTAAAGAAACAATGAAGTAAAACCGCTAGCTTGTAGTTCTTTAGTAAAATATAGAATATCGAGAAGATAAAATTGCCACTCTAAGTATGAGTTGCTGATATATTTGCACTATTAAAGTTGCAAAAACTACTGTAACACAGAAAATTTGATTAAAAACAATGCAACAGCTTATGTACATGCAACCATTGATTGGAATTCAACTATCTTTTAGCGTGTTATCTTCACTTGAAAACATAAAAACGACATTAACACTAGTTAATTCATATATAAAGCTTAATTTTGATTAACAAGTATAATATGCATTTAAATTACATGAGCTTTCATAGTCCTAATTTGAAGAATATATATAATACTTGTCATCCCTCAAGAATTGACATAGTCAAAATGCCACTTATGTATGTGTATACAGCTTTGTTATTAACCAAGTCATTATGCAGTCTTTTTATCCTAATTTTCCATATTACTTCGTTAATTGTTTTGTAAATATGTATAATATTTGAGGCAAAAATTGACTTGTACTCTAAAATCCTTGCACAAAAACACTTTATTAATAATGCCACATATACATCCACATTCTTTTGAGCTCTTTTTGAAGTCTCACTTCATATGCACATAATAAATACCAACTTTTCATTTTATCAGGAGCATATACCTACATAAGCATAGGTGCAGTATTATAGCGCTTTT
This region of Candidatus Lariskella endosymbiont of Epinotia ramella genomic DNA includes:
- a CDS encoding Npt1/Npt2 family nucleotide transporter codes for the protein MSSLSKVLSYCPIQRHEWQKFIFTSLLMMLTIYVYSILRNTKDVLIISLVSAELVSTIKLYGVLPSAVLAMLIYTKLVDIAHKLTIYHAINIFFISFFVLFALYLYPNAYQLHPDMSNLMERLPHFKYFFMMINYWTYALFFILSELWGSVMLALLFWQFANQTTEIKEAKRFYPLFGLFAQAGLILAGYSVTWFSSIQISHDWQSTLNKITASIVVSGILLSFCLWHLSEHILPKDLIDAPATTKKNKVKMSLMSSLQLIFSSKYIGLIAILILSYGISINLVEGVWKKMLSIHFAGDANAYGAFNGKVQIYTGIATSISMLCSSYLLRILSWRTAAVFTPIIILFTGIGFFLFVIFKSGLEGYAVALGTTSVVLAVYFGAIQNVLSKAIKYSFFDPTKEIAYIPLNDDLKAKGKSAADVVGGRLGKSGGAFVQWALLSFFPGTTLLSIAPTLFATFMVILVIWFFAVIGLSKQFEKQIHVEQ